The DNA segment GAGTGAACCGTCGGGCAGGTCCGCCGCCGCACCCGGCGCCGCCAGCACGACGACCCCGAAGAGAAGCGGCACGGCCGCCGCCGAGACGAGGAATGCCGTCCGATAGCGCGGCCAGCCGTCCCGGATCGCGAGTACGCCGTGGGCCGTGAGCATCGCGAGCGGCGCAGCGAGCGCGAGCAGGTACACGGTCCGTTTGCCGCCGGACACGCTGAAGAAGACGAACGTGCTGGCGATCCAGACCAGGAGGAATCGGACCGCACGGGCTTCGCGGCTCTCCGGATCACGGCGGGAACGGCGGAAGGCGGCGTAGATCGCGACCGGGGCCAGCAGCGTCCAGGGTGCGAACGTGCCGGGCAGGGTCCGGAAGTAGTAGTGCCAGGGCCGGGGGTGGTAGGTCGCCTCGGCGTACCGTGACACGGTCTGGTCGAGGATCAGGGCGTCGAAGTAGGACTTTCCAGCAAGCCACACCGCCGGCCCGAACCAGGCCAGGACGATCGCGGCCCAGAGCAGCAGCCCGCGCCCCAGTCGGAGATCGGCGATACCGGCCCGGTCGCGCTCGAACGCGAGCCAGGTGACGACCGCGAGGAGCGGCACGATCAGCCCGACTGGCCCCTTGGCCAGGGTGGCCAGCCCCAGGCAGGCGAAGAACGCAAGGTTGGCGAGGTTGCCGCCACCGGTCGCTGGACCCTGGGCCTGGGCGTCCGGCCCCCAAGAGCGGCCCCGGGCCCAGAACAGGATGGCGAGCAGTTCCAGGAAGGTCAGCGTCATGTCGATCTGGCCGACCCGTCCGTTCCACATCACCAGGGCCGAGGTCAGGAAGACCGACGCCGCCAGCCAGGCGGTCCTCCGGCCGAACAGCCGCCCGGCGAGCGCGAAGACGACGAGCACGGAGCCGATGCCCGCGAGCAGCGACGGCAGACGGGCGGCGACCTCGTCGACGCCGCCACGAAGGGCTCCGAACAGGGCGATGTTCCAGAAGTGGAGCGGCGGCTTGTGGTCGTACCTCTCGCCGTTCAGGCGGGGCACCAGGAAGTGCTCCATCGACCGCGGCTCGAGCAGCATTTCCCGCGCGACTTCGGCATAGCGCGGTTCGTCCGGGTTCCAGAGGTCGCGGCTGCCGATGCCGGGCAGCAGCACGGCGGTGGCTGCGGCGGCGAGGACGAGGTAGGGAAGCGGGCGTCCTCGCACGGATCGAATCCTGCCACAGGGCAATCCGGCAACGGCCGGGCTCCGTTGTCCCTCGCGACGATAAGGTACGCGTTCCGTAGACAGGTCGTTGACAGCCATCAGGGTAGAGGATGCCGGCCGGAAGGCCGGCGCACAGACGAAAGAGAGGACTCAGGCGATGGGCCAGCTACCGAAGTCCGTGACGATCACGGACGACACGATGAGAGAGGGTCTGCAGATCGAGAGTGCCGACATTCCCGTCGAGGACAAGCTCCGGCTGCTCGACGCCCTGGGCGAGACCGGCGCCAGGGTGATCTCGATCGGTTCCTACGCGCACCCCAAGTGGACGCCGCAGATGGCCTGCATCGACGAGATCGCCGAGCGCTTCGTGCCCAGGCCGGGCGTGCGATACACCGCCGCGATCTTCAACAAGATCGGATTCGACCGCGCCGACCGCTGGTACCCGAAGCTCGACGTCCGGCAGCGCAGGTTCGGCACCCACGTCGAGCTTTGCGACACCTTCGCCCGGCGCAACTACAACGCGACCCAGGCGCAGCAGATCGAGCGCATTCCGGGGGTGATCGAACAGGCCCGGGCCCGCGGGGCCGAGACGGGCGCG comes from the Acidobacteriota bacterium genome and includes:
- a CDS encoding glycosyltransferase family 39 protein, which produces MRGRPLPYLVLAAAATAVLLPGIGSRDLWNPDEPRYAEVAREMLLEPRSMEHFLVPRLNGERYDHKPPLHFWNIALFGALRGGVDEVAARLPSLLAGIGSVLVVFALAGRLFGRRTAWLAASVFLTSALVMWNGRVGQIDMTLTFLELLAILFWARGRSWGPDAQAQGPATGGGNLANLAFFACLGLATLAKGPVGLIVPLLAVVTWLAFERDRAGIADLRLGRGLLLWAAIVLAWFGPAVWLAGKSYFDALILDQTVSRYAEATYHPRPWHYYFRTLPGTFAPWTLLAPVAIYAAFRRSRRDPESREARAVRFLLVWIASTFVFFSVSGGKRTVYLLALAAPLAMLTAHGVLAIRDGWPRYRTAFLVSAAAVPLLFGVVVLAAPGAAADLPDGSLPEGTIASLQAVAAIPLVAGLIGLYLAARWRPDLLIACLATGLGLTMSVTAVRLLPLGDAFKSARALSADLVQWAKPDEPYAVYPVPDAAFLFYTRRFAVDLHGGTLAHDQGDEEALRRFVARTDRPVWLLIERDNLERLSPPLDLVEVARDHDPEQGHVLLTTPEAAARVAAAGRSER